In one window of Streptomyces sp. FXJ1.172 DNA:
- a CDS encoding S41 family peptidase, which translates to MSYLRLPHLSGNLLCFVAEDDLWLAPLDTPGRAWRLTADRTKTGHPRFSPDGRRIAYTTWRSLDPEIHLVGTDGGPARQLTYWGSSDTRVCGWTPPEGGESDILAVASHDQPFSYFTWAYKVSADGDPGRKLPWGPVTDIQVADIDGEHRTLLLTGTPPHEPASWKRYRGGAMGRLWLHGRQLVPDIGGHLACPMFVAGRVAFLSDHEGVGNLYSCAYDGTDLRRHTDHDAYYARHASSDGARVVYQCAGDLWLVEDFSPGAVPRRLDIRLAGPATGRRRYQVPAAQNVDGISVDETGRASAVVVRGSLYWLTHRDGPARTIIDTPGVRVRLPEMLGTTGQVAYVTDAEGEDAVEISQLPRATGDRAPRRLASGALGRVLEMVCDPEGERLAVASHDGRLLLIDVPEEETAGTSETTETTETSASSQSSEVPAEEADGAAAGRVTELIRSINGPVRDLAFSPDGSWLTWSHPGIGRSLRQIKLARIKDRLIVDVTNGRFEDENPVFTRDGRYLAFLSWRGFDPVYDVHTGDLSFPLGCRPYLVPLNSATPSPFALNPEGRPAAGGLDPVEEEETGEAGTVTVEVEGLENRVTPFPVIASKYSALHPVAGGGLVWLRWPISGALGETFVNPADISGRPTLEYFNITKAKKSELVDHMDWFAVSGDGTRLVVVDEGELRAVPSTETGDGDTTVWIDLRRILHEVDPPAEWRQAYEEAGRIIRSYFWEPGMCGIDWDAVLAQYRPLVERVASPDEFADLLREVLGELGTSHAYVTAARRNEGPQHYQRAQGLLGANFVRRDGHWTIKRILPGDSSDSRARSPLAGTGIREGAVLTHVDGRPVDPVTGPYPLLAGSGGTTVELTFTPAQGEADQVRRVAVVPLVDDRSLRYQDWVAKRRGVVRELSGGKCGYLHIPDMGGSGWAQFNRDLRMEMSRPALIVDVRGNAGGHISELVIEKLTRTILGWDLTRDAQPVSYTSNAPRGPVVALADEATSSDGDMITAAFKLLKLGPVVGQRTWGGVVGMTGRHRLGDGTVITVPMNAAWFDAYGWSVENHGVAPDLEIMRTPLDWAEGRHAQMDDAIQLALDLLESTPAAVPPDYSGVPDRSRPKLPPRSNGQG; encoded by the coding sequence GTGAGCTATCTGCGCCTTCCCCACCTCAGCGGCAATCTGCTCTGCTTCGTGGCCGAGGACGATCTGTGGCTGGCCCCCCTCGACACCCCGGGCCGCGCCTGGCGCCTCACCGCGGACCGCACCAAGACCGGCCACCCGCGCTTCTCGCCCGACGGCCGCCGGATCGCGTACACGACCTGGCGCAGCCTCGACCCCGAGATCCACCTCGTCGGCACCGACGGCGGCCCCGCACGGCAGCTGACGTACTGGGGCAGCTCCGACACCCGGGTCTGCGGCTGGACACCCCCCGAGGGCGGGGAGAGCGACATCCTGGCCGTGGCCTCGCACGACCAGCCCTTCTCCTACTTCACCTGGGCCTACAAGGTGTCCGCGGACGGTGACCCGGGCCGCAAGCTGCCCTGGGGCCCGGTCACCGACATCCAGGTCGCCGACATCGACGGCGAGCACAGGACACTGCTGCTCACCGGGACCCCGCCGCACGAACCGGCCTCCTGGAAGCGCTACCGCGGCGGCGCCATGGGCCGCCTCTGGCTGCACGGGCGGCAGCTGGTGCCCGACATCGGCGGCCATCTGGCCTGCCCCATGTTCGTCGCCGGCCGTGTCGCCTTCCTCTCCGACCACGAGGGCGTCGGCAACCTCTACTCCTGCGCGTACGACGGCACCGACCTGCGCCGGCACACCGACCACGACGCCTACTACGCCCGGCACGCCTCCAGTGACGGCGCCCGGGTGGTCTACCAGTGCGCGGGCGACCTGTGGCTGGTGGAGGACTTCTCCCCGGGCGCCGTACCGCGCAGGCTGGACATCCGTCTCGCCGGGCCCGCCACCGGGCGCCGCCGCTATCAGGTGCCGGCCGCGCAGAACGTCGACGGCATCTCCGTGGACGAGACCGGCCGGGCCAGCGCCGTCGTCGTACGCGGCAGCCTGTACTGGCTCACCCACCGCGACGGCCCCGCCCGTACGATCATCGACACGCCCGGCGTCCGGGTCCGGCTGCCGGAGATGCTCGGCACGACCGGCCAGGTGGCCTATGTGACGGATGCCGAGGGCGAGGACGCCGTCGAGATCTCCCAGCTGCCGCGCGCGACCGGCGACCGCGCCCCGAGGCGGCTGGCCTCCGGCGCCCTGGGCCGCGTCCTGGAGATGGTCTGCGATCCGGAGGGCGAACGGCTGGCGGTGGCCTCGCACGACGGACGGCTGCTGCTGATCGACGTCCCCGAGGAGGAGACTGCCGGGACCTCTGAGACCACTGAGACCACTGAGACCTCTGCGTCTTCTCAGTCCTCTGAGGTCCCTGCCGAAGAGGCGGACGGGGCCGCGGCCGGCCGGGTCACCGAGCTGATCCGCTCCATCAACGGACCCGTGCGCGACCTCGCCTTCTCCCCCGACGGCTCCTGGCTCACCTGGTCCCACCCGGGCATCGGCCGCTCCCTGCGCCAGATCAAGCTGGCCCGCATCAAGGACCGGCTGATCGTGGACGTCACCAACGGCCGCTTCGAGGACGAGAACCCCGTCTTCACCCGCGACGGCCGCTATCTCGCCTTCCTCTCCTGGCGCGGCTTCGACCCGGTGTACGACGTCCACACCGGCGACCTCTCCTTCCCGCTCGGCTGCCGCCCGTACCTCGTCCCGCTGAACTCGGCGACGCCGTCCCCCTTCGCCCTGAACCCCGAGGGGCGCCCGGCCGCCGGCGGGCTCGACCCGGTCGAGGAGGAGGAGACGGGCGAGGCCGGCACGGTGACCGTGGAGGTGGAGGGCCTGGAGAACAGGGTCACACCGTTCCCGGTCATCGCCTCCAAGTACTCCGCGCTGCACCCGGTCGCGGGCGGCGGCCTGGTCTGGCTGCGCTGGCCGATCTCCGGCGCGCTCGGCGAGACCTTCGTCAACCCCGCCGACATCAGCGGCCGCCCGACCCTGGAGTACTTCAACATCACCAAGGCGAAGAAGTCCGAACTGGTCGACCACATGGACTGGTTCGCGGTGAGCGGCGACGGTACCCGGCTGGTCGTCGTGGACGAGGGCGAGCTGCGCGCCGTTCCCTCCACGGAGACGGGCGACGGCGACACGACCGTCTGGATCGATCTGCGCCGCATCCTGCACGAGGTCGACCCGCCCGCCGAATGGCGCCAGGCCTACGAGGAGGCGGGGCGCATCATCCGCAGCTACTTCTGGGAGCCGGGCATGTGCGGCATCGACTGGGACGCGGTGCTCGCCCAGTACCGCCCGCTGGTCGAACGGGTCGCCTCCCCGGACGAGTTCGCGGATCTCCTCAGGGAGGTCCTCGGCGAACTGGGCACCTCGCACGCCTACGTCACCGCCGCCCGCCGCAACGAGGGCCCGCAGCACTACCAGCGCGCGCAAGGCCTCCTCGGCGCCAACTTCGTCCGCCGTGACGGCCACTGGACCATCAAGCGCATCCTGCCCGGCGACTCCTCCGACTCCAGGGCCCGCTCGCCGCTGGCCGGCACGGGCATCCGCGAGGGCGCCGTGCTGACCCACGTCGACGGCCGCCCGGTCGACCCGGTGACCGGGCCGTATCCGCTGCTCGCCGGCTCCGGGGGGACGACCGTGGAGCTGACGTTCACCCCGGCGCAGGGGGAGGCGGACCAGGTCCGGCGGGTCGCCGTCGTCCCGCTCGTCGACGACCGGTCGCTGCGCTACCAGGACTGGGTCGCCAAACGCCGTGGGGTGGTACGGGAGTTGAGCGGCGGCAAGTGCGGCTATCTGCACATCCCCGACATGGGCGGCTCCGGCTGGGCCCAGTTCAACCGCGACCTGCGCATGGAGATGTCCCGGCCCGCGCTGATCGTGGACGTGCGCGGCAACGCGGGCGGGCACATCAGCGAACTCGTCATCGAGAAGCTGACCCGGACGATCCTGGGCTGGGACCTGACGAGGGACGCCCAGCCGGTGTCGTACACCTCGAACGCGCCGCGGGGCCCGGTGGTCGCCCTGGCCGACGAGGCGACCTCCTCGGACGGCGACATGATCACCGCCGCCTTCAAACTGCTGAAACTCGGTCCGGTGGTCGGCCAGCGCACCTGGGGCGGCGTGGTCGGCATGACCGGCCGCCATCGCCTCGGCGACGGCACGGTCATCACGGTCCCGATGAACGCGGCCTGGTTCGACGCCTACGGCTGGTCCGTGGAGAACCACGGCGTCGCCCCCGACCTGGAGATCATGCGCACCCCCCTGGACTGGGCCGAGGGCCGCCACGCCCAGATGGACGACGCGATCCAACTGGCCCTGGACCTCCTCGAATCCACCCCGGCGGCCGTTCCCCCGGACTACTCCGGCGTCCCCGACCGGTCCCGCCCGAAGCTGCCGCCGAGGAGCAACGGCCAGGGGTGA
- a CDS encoding YbaK/EbsC family protein yields MTMTATDTGESGANPRFAEAMRALGLDDVLARTRRFPEATRTAAEAAAAIGCELNQICKSLVFAADGVPVLVLMDGASRVDVDRVRAELGAGRVTRADAGVVRDTTGYAIGGVPPFGHRTRMRVLADRSLLAHAEVWAAAGTPHAVFPIEPRALVSHAGAELVDVREQTA; encoded by the coding sequence ATGACGATGACCGCCACTGACACCGGAGAGTCCGGAGCCAACCCCCGGTTCGCCGAAGCGATGCGTGCGCTCGGTCTGGACGACGTCCTCGCGCGCACCCGGCGGTTCCCGGAGGCCACCCGGACCGCCGCCGAGGCCGCCGCCGCGATCGGGTGCGAGCTGAACCAGATCTGCAAGTCGCTGGTCTTCGCCGCCGACGGCGTCCCGGTGCTCGTCCTGATGGACGGGGCCTCGCGCGTGGACGTGGACCGGGTGCGTGCGGAACTGGGCGCGGGCAGGGTCACCCGGGCCGACGCCGGTGTCGTGCGCGACACCACCGGGTACGCCATCGGCGGCGTCCCGCCCTTCGGGCACCGCACGCGCATGCGTGTCCTCGCCGACCGCTCGCTGCTCGCCCACGCCGAGGTGTGGGCGGCGGCCGGCACGCCCCACGCCGTCTTCCCGATCGAGCCGCGGGCGCTCGTGTCCCATGCCGGTGCCGAACTGGTGGACGTGCGCGAGCAGACCGCGTGA
- a CDS encoding flavin-containing monooxygenase → MAEHEHVRVAVIGSGFGGLGAAVRLRREGITDFAVLERADSVGGTWRDNSYPGCACDVPSHLYSFSFAPNPDWPRTFSGQQHIRAYLEHVTDLFGLRPHIRFDSEVKLMTWDAENLRWTIETTRGSLTADVVVSATGPLSDPKIPEVPGLASFPGKVFHSARWDHDYDLRGKRVAVVGTGASAIQIVPAIQPEVGRLTLFQRTPPWVMPRMDRAISGVERRLHRLLPVTTQVRRGLLWGIRELQVQAFTKHPDELGLVEQLAKRNIARTVKDPALRARLTPDYRIGCKRILLSSAYYPALTRPNVDVVASGLSEIRGSTLVAADGTEAEADAIVFGTGFHVTDMPIAERVVGAAGATLAESWKNGMQALRGATAAGFPNFMTVIGPNTGLGNSSMILMIESQLNYMADYLRQLDVLGVPPGPQGTGGGRTALDARPAAVEDWNHKVQERMKRTVWNTGGCTSWYLDASGRNTTIWPGTTSEFRRATRRVDLAEYEVIRKTDGKPAGTAGQKAGTAVQRTVAAVAESEGAA, encoded by the coding sequence ATGGCCGAGCACGAGCATGTACGGGTGGCGGTGATCGGGTCCGGGTTCGGCGGGCTGGGGGCCGCCGTGCGGCTGCGCCGCGAGGGGATCACCGACTTCGCCGTACTGGAGCGGGCCGACAGCGTCGGCGGCACCTGGCGGGACAACAGTTACCCCGGGTGCGCCTGCGACGTGCCCTCCCACCTCTACTCCTTCTCCTTCGCGCCCAACCCCGACTGGCCGCGCACCTTCTCCGGGCAGCAGCACATCCGCGCCTACCTCGAGCACGTCACCGACCTGTTCGGACTGCGCCCGCACATCCGCTTCGACTCCGAGGTCAAGCTGATGACCTGGGACGCCGAGAACCTGCGGTGGACCATCGAGACCACGCGCGGCTCGCTCACCGCCGACGTCGTCGTCTCCGCCACCGGGCCGCTGTCCGACCCGAAGATCCCCGAGGTACCGGGCCTCGCGTCCTTCCCGGGCAAGGTGTTCCACTCCGCCCGCTGGGACCACGACTACGACCTGCGCGGCAAGCGCGTCGCCGTGGTCGGCACCGGCGCCTCCGCCATCCAGATCGTGCCCGCGATCCAGCCCGAGGTCGGCCGGCTCACCCTCTTCCAGCGCACCCCGCCATGGGTGATGCCCCGCATGGACCGCGCCATCAGCGGCGTCGAGCGCCGGCTGCACCGGTTGCTCCCCGTCACGACCCAGGTGCGGCGCGGGCTGCTGTGGGGCATCCGGGAACTGCAGGTCCAGGCGTTCACCAAGCACCCCGACGAACTCGGCCTGGTCGAGCAGCTCGCCAAGCGCAACATCGCCCGCACCGTCAAGGACCCGGCCCTGCGCGCCAGGCTCACCCCCGACTACCGCATCGGCTGCAAGCGGATCCTGCTGTCCAGCGCGTACTACCCGGCGCTGACCAGGCCGAACGTGGACGTCGTCGCCAGCGGGCTGAGCGAGATCCGCGGGTCGACGCTCGTCGCGGCCGACGGCACCGAGGCCGAGGCCGACGCGATCGTCTTCGGTACGGGCTTCCACGTCACGGACATGCCGATCGCCGAGCGTGTGGTCGGCGCGGCGGGCGCCACGCTCGCGGAGTCCTGGAAGAACGGCATGCAGGCGCTGCGCGGCGCCACTGCCGCCGGGTTCCCGAACTTCATGACGGTCATCGGGCCGAACACCGGGCTCGGGAACTCCTCCATGATCCTCATGATCGAGTCCCAGCTGAACTACATGGCCGACTATCTGCGGCAGTTGGACGTCCTGGGGGTCCCCCCAGGCCCTCAAGGCACTGGGGGAGGCCGTACGGCCCTCGATGCCCGGCCCGCGGCCGTCGAGGACTGGAACCACAAGGTCCAGGAGCGCATGAAGCGGACCGTGTGGAACACGGGCGGCTGCACCAGCTGGTACCTCGACGCGAGCGGCCGGAACACCACCATCTGGCCCGGTACGACGTCCGAGTTCCGGCGCGCGACCCGGCGGGTGGACCTGGCGGAGTACGAGGTCATCCGGAAGACCGACGGCAAGCCGGCCGGTACGGCAGGGCAGAAGGCCGGTACCGCCGTGCAGCGGACGGTGGCCGCTGTTGCGGAGAGCGAGGGCGCCGCATGA
- a CDS encoding alpha/beta fold hydrolase → MSRPIPVAHGRYAPPAPSRELTVVSADGARLHAEVHGPENAPPVVLSHGWTCSTAFWAAQIRDLATDHRVIAYDQRGHGRSPASPACTTRALADDLEAVLARTLAPGEKALIVGHSMGGMTIMAAAARPRFREHAAAVLLCSTGSSRLVAEARVLPMRAGRVRTWITGRILGSSAPLGPVTPVAKSILKYATMGAGSAPHMVEACARIVHACPRAVRRAWAGVLEALDLDHGVRELHMPTAVVHGASDRLTPAVHARALVAALPRCVGLTELHGVGHMTPIEAPDLVTGRIRDLVGTYVSGTGAGPEDTHRSSPARIKQTKEGA, encoded by the coding sequence ATGAGCCGGCCCATCCCCGTCGCCCACGGCCGCTACGCCCCGCCGGCCCCCTCCCGGGAACTCACCGTCGTCTCCGCCGACGGCGCGCGACTGCATGCCGAGGTGCACGGGCCCGAGAACGCGCCCCCCGTCGTCCTCTCGCACGGCTGGACCTGCTCGACCGCCTTCTGGGCGGCACAGATCCGGGACCTGGCCACCGACCACCGGGTGATCGCGTACGACCAGAGGGGACACGGACGCAGTCCCGCGAGCCCCGCGTGCACCACTCGGGCGCTGGCGGACGATCTCGAAGCCGTGCTCGCGCGGACACTCGCGCCCGGCGAGAAGGCCCTGATCGTCGGCCACTCCATGGGCGGCATGACCATCATGGCCGCGGCCGCGCGCCCCCGCTTCCGTGAACACGCCGCCGCCGTCCTGCTGTGCAGCACGGGCAGCTCGCGGCTGGTCGCGGAGGCGCGCGTGCTGCCGATGCGCGCGGGGCGCGTGCGCACCTGGATCACCGGGCGCATTCTCGGTTCGAGTGCCCCTCTCGGTCCGGTCACGCCGGTCGCGAAGAGCATCCTCAAGTACGCCACCATGGGCGCCGGTTCCGCCCCGCACATGGTGGAAGCGTGTGCGCGGATCGTGCACGCCTGCCCTCGCGCCGTACGCCGCGCCTGGGCCGGTGTGCTCGAGGCGCTCGATCTCGACCACGGCGTAAGGGAGTTGCACATGCCCACCGCGGTGGTGCACGGCGCGTCCGATCGGCTCACGCCTGCCGTGCACGCCCGCGCGCTGGTCGCCGCGCTGCCGCGCTGCGTCGGTCTCACCGAGCTGCACGGCGTCGGGCACATGACCCCGATCGAGGCCCCGGACCTGGTGACCGGCAGGATCCGGGACCTCGTCGGCACGTACGTCAGCGGCACGGGGGCCGGCCCCGAGGACACGCACCGTTCCAGCCCGGCGCGGATCAAGCAGACCAAGGAGGGCGCATGA
- a CDS encoding WXG100 family type VII secretion target has protein sequence MSEGKAVQADDKLPEPSQSKLPLSPDELHKHHVVPGFEGLYTVPPASSTNDPLNVTPLQPQTPGLLKPPGTPGRTADIPGLLKPPGQPGRSQDRLKIAPSVLKKAAGSVDDVHNDFYKPAASLEEPALKAVRGLSGWQTALAINLVHRQWERQAGTVTAWLTHIAESLRSSDDTYTKTDAAVGDSARRVRVRSALEDY, from the coding sequence GTGAGCGAAGGCAAAGCCGTACAGGCGGACGACAAGCTTCCGGAGCCGAGTCAGTCGAAGCTGCCGCTGAGCCCGGACGAACTGCACAAGCATCATGTCGTCCCAGGCTTCGAGGGGCTCTACACGGTTCCGCCCGCCTCGAGCACCAACGACCCGCTGAACGTGACGCCCCTGCAGCCGCAGACGCCCGGGCTGCTCAAGCCACCGGGGACGCCCGGCCGGACGGCGGACATACCCGGGCTGCTCAAGCCGCCGGGACAGCCCGGCCGGTCCCAGGACCGGCTGAAGATCGCACCGTCCGTGCTCAAGAAGGCCGCGGGCAGCGTGGACGACGTCCACAACGACTTCTACAAGCCGGCCGCCTCGCTGGAGGAGCCGGCGCTGAAGGCCGTGCGGGGTCTCAGCGGTTGGCAGACCGCCTTGGCCATCAATCTCGTCCACCGCCAGTGGGAGCGTCAGGCGGGCACGGTCACGGCGTGGCTGACCCACATCGCGGAGAGCCTGCGGTCGAGCGACGACACCTACACCAAGACCGATGCCGCCGTGGGGGATTCGGCGCGGCGGGTGCGGGTGCGCTCGGCCCTGGAGGACTACTGA
- a CDS encoding TetR/AcrR family transcriptional regulator: protein MTEVVATARRSRITPEREAELYGAVLDLLREVGYDALTMDAVAARTKSSKATLYRQWGGKAELVAKAVRHTKPGGMGLDGIDTGSLKGDLHALTMRSDDCEMEQNSALMRGLAMAVHSNPDLLRAFRDHLIEPEMASFRRVVQRAVDRGEVRADNPAIEFMMHMMLGGFAARTMIDELPPTQAFLMSYIDAVVLPALGIPTD from the coding sequence ATGACCGAGGTCGTCGCAACGGCGCGTCGCAGTCGGATCACGCCCGAGCGTGAGGCCGAGTTGTACGGGGCCGTGCTCGACCTGCTCCGCGAAGTCGGCTACGACGCCCTCACCATGGACGCCGTGGCAGCCCGCACCAAGTCCAGCAAGGCGACGCTCTACCGCCAGTGGGGCGGCAAGGCCGAACTGGTGGCGAAGGCGGTGCGGCACACCAAGCCGGGCGGCATGGGCCTCGACGGGATCGACACCGGGTCGCTCAAGGGCGACCTGCACGCTCTCACCATGCGTTCGGACGACTGCGAGATGGAGCAGAACTCCGCCCTGATGCGGGGTCTGGCCATGGCGGTGCACAGCAATCCGGACCTCCTGCGGGCGTTCCGGGATCACCTGATCGAGCCGGAGATGGCGTCGTTCCGCCGCGTCGTGCAGCGGGCCGTCGACCGGGGCGAGGTCCGGGCGGACAACCCGGCGATCGAGTTCATGATGCACATGATGCTCGGAGGGTTCGCCGCCCGCACGATGATCGACGAACTGCCGCCGACGCAGGCCTTCCTCATGTCGTACATCGATGCCGTGGTCCTCCCCGCCCTCGGCATCCCCACCGACTGA
- a CDS encoding MMPL family transporter encodes MATFLYKLGRLAFRRRHFVALIWVALLTLAGVGAASAPPAGSTSFSIPGTEAQKAFDLLEQRFPGMSADGATARVVFKAPAGEKVTDKLNKATVEKTVKALGSGSEVVSVADPYAGHAVSRNGSIAYASVKYKVSGMQLKDSSKDALKEAAQQARDAGLTVEVGGDALTATPETGSSEVIGIVIAAVVLVITFGSLLAAGFPLLTALIGVGIGVSTITALASALDLGSTTSTLASMIGLAVGIDYALFIVSRYRAELAEGREREEAAGRAVGTAGSAVVFAGLTVVIALVGLSVVNIPMLTKMGVAAAGTVAIAVLIALTLIPALLGYAGRRVKPAGQKSKLLGGGRKPKNPGKPNMGTRWASFVVRRPVAVLLLGVIGLGAAAVPAASLELGLPDDGAQPTSTTQRRAYDLLSEGFGPGFNGPLMVVVDAKDSHDPKAAFAKVGDEIKGLKDVVTVTPAMANKAGDTATITVVPGSKPSSKTTEDLVHTIRGKGADIAKETDSKVLVTGSTAMNIDVSQKLNDALLPYLALVVGLAFLLLIVVFRSVLVPLKAALGFLLSVTAALGAVVAVFQWGWLSGLMNVEQTGPVMSMMPIFMVGVVFGLAMDYEVFLVTRMREAYVHGEKPTQAVVTGFRHGARVVTAAAIIMIAVFSGFIGSSESMIKMIGFGLAIAVFFDAFIVRMAIVPAVLALLGKRAWWLPKWLDRALPNVDVEGEGLRTQSSADGKDADPDGERELVRA; translated from the coding sequence GTGGCCACGTTTCTGTACAAGCTGGGCCGTCTCGCCTTCCGGCGACGGCACTTCGTCGCCCTCATATGGGTGGCGCTGCTGACCCTCGCCGGGGTGGGCGCCGCCTCCGCGCCGCCTGCCGGCAGCACCTCCTTCTCCATCCCCGGCACCGAGGCGCAGAAAGCCTTCGACCTGCTGGAACAGCGCTTCCCGGGGATGAGCGCCGACGGCGCCACCGCGCGGGTCGTCTTCAAGGCGCCGGCCGGCGAGAAGGTGACCGACAAGCTCAACAAGGCGACCGTCGAGAAGACCGTCAAGGCGCTGGGCAGCGGCTCCGAGGTCGTCTCCGTCGCGGACCCGTACGCCGGGCACGCCGTCAGCCGGAACGGCTCGATCGCCTACGCCTCGGTGAAGTACAAGGTCTCCGGCATGCAGCTGAAGGACTCCTCCAAGGACGCCCTGAAGGAGGCCGCACAGCAGGCGCGCGACGCCGGGCTGACCGTCGAGGTCGGCGGTGACGCGCTCACCGCGACCCCGGAGACCGGCTCCAGCGAGGTCATCGGCATCGTGATCGCCGCCGTCGTCCTCGTCATCACCTTCGGCTCGCTGCTCGCGGCCGGATTCCCGCTGCTGACCGCGCTCATCGGCGTCGGCATCGGCGTGTCCACGATCACCGCGCTCGCCAGCGCCCTGGACCTGGGCTCCACGACCTCCACCCTGGCGTCGATGATCGGCCTGGCCGTCGGCATCGACTACGCCCTCTTCATCGTCTCTCGCTACCGCGCCGAACTGGCCGAGGGCCGCGAGCGCGAGGAGGCGGCCGGACGCGCCGTCGGCACGGCGGGCTCGGCGGTGGTCTTCGCGGGCCTGACCGTCGTCATCGCCCTGGTCGGCCTGTCGGTCGTCAACATCCCGATGCTGACCAAGATGGGCGTCGCGGCGGCGGGCACGGTCGCCATCGCCGTCCTGATCGCGCTCACGCTGATCCCGGCGCTGCTCGGCTACGCCGGCCGCAGGGTCAAGCCCGCCGGCCAGAAGAGCAAGCTGCTCGGCGGCGGCCGGAAGCCCAAGAACCCCGGCAAGCCCAACATGGGCACCCGCTGGGCGAGCTTCGTCGTACGGCGGCCCGTCGCGGTCCTGCTGCTCGGCGTGATCGGCCTCGGCGCGGCGGCGGTCCCGGCCGCCTCCCTCGAACTCGGCCTCCCGGACGACGGCGCCCAGCCGACCTCCACCACCCAGCGCCGCGCCTACGACCTGCTCTCCGAGGGCTTCGGACCGGGCTTCAACGGCCCGCTGATGGTCGTCGTCGACGCCAAGGACAGCCATGACCCCAAGGCCGCCTTCGCCAAGGTCGGCGACGAGATCAAGGGCCTGAAGGACGTCGTCACGGTCACCCCGGCCATGGCCAACAAGGCCGGCGACACCGCGACGATCACGGTCGTCCCCGGGTCCAAGCCGTCCTCCAAGACGACCGAGGACCTGGTGCACACCATCCGCGGCAAGGGCGCGGACATCGCCAAGGAGACCGACTCCAAGGTCCTGGTCACCGGCTCGACGGCGATGAACATCGACGTCTCGCAGAAGCTGAACGACGCGCTGCTGCCGTATCTGGCGCTCGTGGTCGGCCTCGCCTTCCTGCTCCTGATCGTGGTCTTCCGTTCGGTCCTCGTCCCGCTGAAGGCGGCCCTCGGCTTCCTGCTCAGCGTGACGGCGGCCCTGGGCGCCGTGGTCGCGGTCTTCCAGTGGGGCTGGCTGTCCGGTCTCATGAACGTCGAGCAGACCGGCCCGGTCATGTCGATGATGCCGATCTTCATGGTGGGCGTCGTCTTCGGCCTCGCGATGGACTACGAGGTCTTCCTCGTGACCCGGATGCGGGAGGCGTACGTCCACGGCGAGAAGCCCACCCAGGCCGTGGTCACCGGTTTCCGGCACGGGGCGCGGGTCGTGACCGCCGCTGCCATCATCATGATCGCCGTCTTCTCCGGCTTCATCGGCTCCAGTGAGTCGATGATCAAGATGATCGGCTTCGGCCTCGCGATCGCCGTCTTCTTCGACGCGTTCATCGTCCGCATGGCGATCGTCCCGGCGGTGCTCGCCCTGCTCGGCAAGCGGGCCTGGTGGCTGCCGAAGTGGCTCGACCGCGCGCTGCCGAACGTCGACGTCGAGGGCGAGGGCCTGCGCACGCAGTCCTCCGCGGACGGCAAGGACGCCGACCCGGACGGGGAGCGGGAGCTGGTACGCGCGTGA
- a CDS encoding SDR family oxidoreductase — protein sequence MSRVSLEGQVAVVTGAARGVGELLARKLSARGAKVALVGLEEEALKEVSGRLHSDSAYWYADVTDHEAMSRVAREVKDRFGKTDIVVANAGVATGGPFIGSDPHAWRRVIEVNLIGSAVTARAFLPVLVESRGYLLQIASLAAITPAPMMTAYCASKSGVEAYAHSLRAEVGHQGVRVGVGYLSWTDTDMVRGADQDDVMRELRQRLPWPSNKTYPLGPAVDRIVAGIERRSAHVYGQWWLRGMQGVRGYLPALIGTVGQREMQRFAPRLHGMRSGLVGAGGAADEKAQATQRN from the coding sequence ATGAGCAGGGTCAGCCTCGAAGGACAGGTCGCGGTCGTCACCGGAGCGGCGCGTGGCGTCGGTGAACTGCTGGCGCGCAAGCTCTCGGCGCGCGGCGCGAAGGTCGCGCTGGTCGGGCTGGAGGAGGAGGCGCTCAAGGAGGTCTCCGGGCGGCTGCACAGCGACAGCGCGTACTGGTACGCCGACGTCACCGACCACGAGGCGATGAGCCGGGTCGCGCGGGAGGTGAAGGACCGGTTCGGGAAGACGGACATCGTGGTCGCCAACGCCGGTGTGGCGACGGGCGGTCCGTTCATCGGCTCCGATCCGCACGCCTGGCGGCGGGTGATAGAGGTGAACCTGATCGGTTCGGCGGTGACCGCGCGGGCGTTCCTGCCGGTGCTGGTCGAGAGCCGGGGCTATCTGCTGCAGATAGCCTCGCTCGCCGCGATCACACCGGCGCCGATGATGACGGCGTACTGCGCCTCCAAGTCGGGCGTGGAGGCGTACGCGCACAGTCTGCGCGCCGAGGTCGGCCACCAGGGCGTGCGCGTGGGCGTCGGCTACCTGTCGTGGACCGACACCGACATGGTGCGCGGCGCCGACCAGGACGACGTCATGCGGGAGTTGAGGCAGCGGCTGCCGTGGCCGTCGAACAAGACGTATCCGCTCGGCCCCGCCGTGGACCGGATCGTGGCCGGGATCGAGCGCCGCTCGGCGCACGTGTACGGACAGTGGTGGCTGCGCGGCATGCAGGGCGTGCGCGGATATCTGCCGGCGCTCATCGGGACGGTCGGACAGCGCGAGATGCAGCGGTTCGCGCCCCGCTTGCACGGCATGCGCTCGGGGCTCGTGGGCGCGGGCGGAGCGGCCGACGAAAAGGCGCAGGCTACGCAACGTAACTGA